A single window of Flavobacterium aestivum DNA harbors:
- the tssD gene encoding type VI secretion system tube protein TssD, producing the protein MTNAKLYFLGEERELLWTSMSYDKFTCAKGSPRSDMEGGMITLVFTTQENDDVFMHNMTKEVELETDRMEDGEIHFWDKGFNEAVTRKYKFKDTYIVEFSEIFSTYHAGNMQTQLTISPAIQDYGAKLVKHWNKSWIPPSEPVPYQPQKEEEKEKRVILTFDANSSDIKEGKFGFDKFDSGLKKVFKGKDFTEFENEYNPILVYSEKYFPVWVSMRRGQTITLKINEDKRKNYELFNEIRFSENPDFTFVPANLKDAKEVQITCNNSGSQTQINIEGDGEVVGAINFFYPEPKEVNVRWVVVNFNEGDKDIIEGQIKIKNLKDYCKTAFNPALIDIKIVNENSENLDITLPVTNKPEQAHIDRMKTNLEVGKNDSVIQDDKNKINLTTALNTLHLLRQKRLQADEITLYLSNLKSGSITQSPTDSNKDLISSNNGATFGNLCLMFLGNDRQYMYPSVEIPHEIMHALGLKHTFDEREKYYFEGEMTKNYMDYSLEKEYTWKWQWDLLH; encoded by the coding sequence ATGACAAACGCAAAATTATATTTTTTAGGAGAAGAGCGAGAGTTGCTTTGGACAAGTATGAGTTATGATAAATTTACTTGTGCAAAAGGCTCTCCAAGATCAGACATGGAAGGCGGCATGATAACATTGGTATTTACTACACAAGAAAATGATGATGTTTTTATGCATAATATGACCAAAGAAGTGGAGCTAGAAACAGATAGAATGGAAGATGGAGAAATACATTTTTGGGACAAAGGTTTTAATGAAGCTGTAACCAGAAAATACAAATTTAAGGACACCTATATTGTTGAGTTTTCGGAAATATTCTCTACTTATCATGCAGGCAATATGCAAACTCAGCTTACCATTTCTCCTGCCATACAGGATTATGGAGCAAAATTGGTTAAGCATTGGAATAAATCCTGGATCCCGCCAAGTGAACCCGTACCATACCAACCGCAAAAAGAAGAGGAGAAAGAAAAAAGAGTAATACTAACTTTTGATGCCAATAGTAGCGACATAAAAGAAGGAAAATTTGGCTTTGACAAATTTGACTCTGGTCTGAAAAAAGTATTCAAGGGTAAGGATTTCACAGAATTCGAAAACGAGTACAACCCTATACTAGTCTATAGTGAAAAATATTTCCCGGTTTGGGTAAGTATGCGAAGAGGGCAAACCATAACCTTGAAAATCAACGAAGATAAACGAAAAAACTACGAGCTTTTTAATGAAATTAGGTTTAGCGAAAATCCAGATTTTACATTCGTGCCCGCAAACCTCAAAGATGCCAAAGAAGTACAAATAACTTGCAACAACTCAGGAAGCCAAACCCAAATAAATATTGAGGGTGATGGCGAAGTAGTTGGAGCTATCAACTTCTTTTATCCAGAGCCCAAAGAAGTAAATGTGCGTTGGGTGGTCGTGAATTTTAATGAAGGAGACAAGGACATTATTGAAGGCCAAATTAAAATCAAAAACTTAAAAGACTATTGTAAAACTGCTTTCAATCCAGCGTTAATTGATATTAAAATTGTAAATGAAAATTCTGAAAACCTAGATATTACACTTCCTGTAACAAATAAGCCAGAACAAGCCCATATTGACAGAATGAAAACAAATCTTGAAGTTGGCAAAAATGACAGCGTAATACAAGACGATAAAAACAAGATAAATTTAACAACAGCATTAAACACTTTACATTTATTAAGACAAAAGAGATTGCAAGCTGATGAAATCACTCTGTATTTATCAAATCTTAAAAGTGGTTCAATTACACAATCACCAACGGACAGTAATAAAGACCTTATTTCATCTAATAACGGAGCAACTTTTGGTAATTTATGCCTAATGTTTTTAGGGAATGATAGACAATATATGTACCCATCAGTAGAAATTCCTCACGAAATAATGCACGCGCTAGGCTTAAAGCATACATTTGATGAAAGAGAAAAATATTATTTTGAAGGTGAAATGACAAAAAACTATATGGATTATTCTCTTGAAAAAGAATATACTTGGAAATGGCAATGGGATTTATTACACTAA
- a CDS encoding NAD(P)H-dependent oxidoreductase: MEDKKRILLINTHQKYDGVSEGKLNKTLAGHAKSYFENKQFEVMETFVNNGYDPTTEVEKHLRADLVIIQTPVFWFNTPWIYKKYADEVFMEGLLSQKMLNDDGRSRNDATKQYGSGGNLDGKKVMVSATWNAPIESFDNKSQAFLSGKSANDVLFNVTLNYKFCGYDVLPNFHCFDVVKNPTIDLYMEQYNTHLEIISKMIYNEN, translated from the coding sequence ATGGAAGACAAAAAAAGAATATTACTTATCAATACACACCAAAAATATGATGGAGTTTCTGAGGGAAAATTAAATAAAACATTAGCAGGACATGCGAAATCATATTTTGAAAACAAGCAATTTGAAGTTATGGAGACTTTTGTCAATAACGGTTATGATCCTACAACTGAAGTAGAGAAGCATTTAAGAGCTGATTTAGTTATCATTCAAACACCAGTTTTTTGGTTCAATACTCCATGGATTTATAAAAAATATGCTGATGAAGTTTTTATGGAAGGATTGCTTTCTCAAAAAATGCTTAATGATGACGGAAGATCAAGAAATGATGCAACAAAACAGTATGGATCTGGTGGAAATTTAGATGGAAAAAAAGTAATGGTATCTGCAACCTGGAATGCGCCGATTGAAAGTTTTGACAATAAGAGTCAGGCTTTTTTGAGTGGGAAATCTGCGAATGATGTTTTATTCAATGTTACTTTAAACTATAAATTTTGCGGGTACGATGTTTTACCTAATTTTCATTGTTTTGACGTTGTAAAAAATCCAACAATTGATCTATATATGGAGCAGTATAACACACATCTTGAAATAATTTCTAAAATGATATATAATGAAAACTAA
- the blaOXA gene encoding class D beta-lactamase, whose protein sequence is MRKALILLSLIVFANGNIQAQIKNKQEVIKPEFGKILDSLKVKGAVLIYDIKNKTYYSNDFSWTKKGIIPASTFKIPNSIIALETGVVKNDSVIFKWNGEKRNFKKWEKDLTFKEAFRVSCVPCYQEVARKIGVNRMKTYLKKLNYPRMVFDTLTIDNFWLQGKSKISQMQQIDFLERLYYSQLPISKRTENILKDIMIIEKTESYTLSGKPGWGMRNEINNGWLVGYLETNNTVYFFATNVEKKETNMDEFPAIRLNSTKEAFRKLKIIK, encoded by the coding sequence ATGAGAAAAGCACTGATTCTTTTAAGTCTAATTGTATTTGCAAATGGAAATATACAAGCTCAAATAAAGAACAAACAAGAAGTTATAAAACCAGAATTTGGAAAAATATTGGATAGTCTAAAAGTAAAAGGGGCAGTTTTAATTTATGATATAAAAAACAAAACCTATTATTCTAATGATTTTTCATGGACAAAAAAGGGAATCATTCCAGCATCAACTTTTAAAATTCCAAATTCAATTATCGCATTAGAAACAGGAGTGGTAAAAAATGATTCGGTTATTTTTAAATGGAACGGAGAGAAACGAAACTTCAAAAAATGGGAAAAAGATTTAACTTTCAAAGAAGCATTTCGTGTTTCCTGTGTTCCCTGTTACCAAGAAGTGGCAAGAAAAATTGGGGTTAATAGAATGAAAACCTATCTAAAGAAATTGAATTATCCCAGAATGGTTTTCGATACCTTGACCATTGATAATTTTTGGTTACAAGGAAAATCCAAAATTTCCCAGATGCAGCAAATAGACTTTCTCGAAAGATTGTATTACTCCCAATTACCCATTTCTAAACGAACCGAAAATATTTTGAAAGACATTATGATAATCGAGAAAACCGAAAGTTATACTCTAAGTGGAAAACCAGGTTGGGGAATGCGAAATGAAATCAATAATGGTTGGTTAGTGGGGTATTTAGAAACGAATAATACTGTTTATTTTTTTGCCACTAATGTTGAAAAGAAAGAAACCAATATGGATGAATTTCCTGCGATTCGATTAAATTCAACCAAAGAAGCTTTTAGAAAACTGAAGATTATTAAATAG
- a CDS encoding winged helix-turn-helix transcriptional regulator yields the protein MEVFEKKYKNANECPITTFMEKIGGKWKPVIIWLLLKNGTMRFNELDKTIVGITQKMLSQQLKSLEEENIINRISYPVIPPKVEYNLTEKGKTLSELMEKMMEWSTHNL from the coding sequence ATGGAAGTTTTTGAAAAAAAATATAAAAATGCAAATGAATGTCCAATTACAACTTTCATGGAAAAAATTGGCGGAAAATGGAAACCTGTAATTATTTGGCTTTTGTTAAAGAATGGAACAATGCGTTTTAATGAGTTAGACAAAACAATCGTTGGAATTACACAAAAAATGTTATCGCAACAATTAAAAAGTTTAGAAGAAGAAAATATAATAAATAGAATTTCATATCCAGTTATTCCACCAAAAGTAGAATACAATTTAACCGAAAAAGGAAAAACGTTATCCGAACTTATGGAAAAGATGATGGAATGGAGTACCCATAATTTATAA
- a CDS encoding SDR family oxidoreductase: MKTKKTIVITGGTTGIGFACAEYLLEEGYEVIITGRTKENLDAALSKLGNGVTGFLSDTSKLSEINQLVNSIEKKFNRIDGLFINAGIFKAASFENTSEEIFDETMDVNFKGAFFTIQKFIPIMNNPSSIVLNSSVVVFKAFADTSIYTATKAAIESIAKVLNLELAPKGIRVNVISPGVTESPIQQKSGMSDDAIKNMLEHFSNTSPIGRIVNPKDIAPILEFLVSDKSLVLRNEKIIVDGGTTM; the protein is encoded by the coding sequence ATGAAAACTAAAAAAACAATTGTAATTACGGGCGGAACAACAGGAATTGGATTTGCTTGTGCTGAATATCTTTTAGAGGAGGGGTACGAAGTTATTATAACAGGGCGTACAAAGGAAAATTTAGATGCCGCTTTGTCTAAATTAGGAAATGGGGTTACTGGATTTTTGTCAGACACTTCCAAACTATCTGAAATTAATCAACTAGTTAACTCGATTGAAAAGAAGTTTAATAGAATTGATGGTTTGTTTATAAATGCAGGGATTTTTAAAGCGGCAAGTTTTGAGAATACCAGCGAAGAAATTTTTGATGAAACGATGGATGTAAATTTCAAAGGTGCTTTTTTTACAATTCAAAAATTTATTCCAATTATGAACAATCCCTCAAGTATTGTTTTGAATTCTTCGGTAGTTGTATTTAAGGCTTTTGCCGACACAAGTATTTATACAGCCACTAAAGCAGCAATCGAAAGTATTGCAAAAGTGTTGAATTTAGAACTTGCACCAAAGGGTATTCGGGTAAATGTAATTAGCCCAGGTGTTACAGAAAGTCCGATTCAACAAAAGTCTGGGATGAGTGATGATGCAATAAAAAATATGTTAGAACATTTCTCAAATACATCTCCAATAGGAAGAATTGTTAATCCAAAAGATATTGCTCCAATTCTGGAGTTTCTAGTTTCTGATAAATCACTGGTTTTGAGAAATGAAAAGATTATTGTTGATGGTGGGACTACAATGTAA
- a CDS encoding helix-turn-helix domain-containing protein translates to MIQFKSINQLEVATKPKRVLKYILISCKQGNATIVIDENEFILRENQAITITSGQIHFFKEINGQLDIIEFTLDFICKDDNDIELIFHNGLFCHFGMNEIITLKNTAVFKDLLQKIEVELNEKPYQYLISIRNYIVLLLVELNRAKVENGDEIWKPDALFLKFLEAIRTHFADNYPLSKFAEILLTTEAKLNELAKLHTNKTAQNVIFSLTISEAKRLLLYHNLSIKEIAFQLGFNDPFYFSNFFKKHTQLSPKEYKKNVVL, encoded by the coding sequence ATGATACAGTTCAAATCCATAAATCAATTAGAGGTTGCAACAAAACCCAAAAGAGTTTTAAAATACATTCTTATATCGTGCAAACAAGGTAATGCCACTATTGTAATAGACGAAAACGAGTTTATACTCCGTGAAAACCAAGCGATTACTATTACTTCTGGGCAAATTCATTTTTTTAAAGAAATTAATGGACAACTGGATATCATAGAATTTACACTTGATTTTATTTGTAAAGATGATAATGACATTGAGCTGATTTTCCATAATGGGCTTTTCTGTCACTTTGGGATGAATGAAATAATTACGCTTAAAAATACGGCTGTTTTTAAGGATCTATTACAAAAAATAGAAGTTGAACTAAACGAGAAACCGTATCAGTATTTAATTTCAATTCGCAATTATATAGTACTTCTTTTGGTTGAACTGAACAGAGCCAAAGTAGAAAACGGAGACGAAATCTGGAAACCAGACGCTTTGTTTCTTAAATTTCTGGAAGCCATCAGAACTCATTTTGCAGATAATTATCCATTGTCAAAATTTGCAGAAATATTACTTACTACAGAGGCTAAACTTAATGAGTTAGCCAAATTACATACCAATAAAACGGCTCAAAATGTTATTTTTAGCTTGACGATTTCAGAGGCCAAAAGACTTTTGCTCTATCATAATTTATCTATCAAGGAAATCGCTTTTCAATTAGGCTTTAACGATCCTTTTTATTTTTCTAATTTCTTTAAAAAACATACTCAATTATCCCCTAAGGAATACAAAAAGAATGTTGTCCTATAA
- a CDS encoding helix-turn-helix domain-containing protein, whose amino-acid sequence MSTVTKPNHIGRKISRIRELRDMKQEALAQALGTNQQAISVMENSETIEEEKLVEVAKALGVSVEAIKNFSEDGVINYFNTFQDNVVTTGSIFATNCTFNPLDKLVEAYDENKKLYERLLAAEKEKNAYLEKLTDKK is encoded by the coding sequence ATGAGCACAGTAACAAAACCAAACCATATAGGGCGAAAAATAAGCCGTATTCGCGAACTCCGAGACATGAAGCAAGAAGCTTTAGCACAGGCTTTAGGAACAAATCAACAGGCAATATCTGTTATGGAGAATAGCGAAACTATCGAGGAAGAAAAACTGGTAGAAGTTGCAAAAGCTCTTGGTGTAAGTGTAGAAGCAATTAAAAACTTTTCGGAAGATGGGGTTATTAATTATTTTAATACTTTTCAAGACAACGTTGTTACAACTGGAAGTATTTTTGCAACTAATTGTACATTCAATCCACTTGATAAGTTAGTAGAAGCTTACGATGAAAATAAAAAACTTTACGAACGCTTACTAGCTGCGGAAAAAGAAAAAAACGCTTATCTAGAAAAATTAACTGATAAGAAATAA
- a CDS encoding peptidase U32 family protein — MKKKIEILAPAKDLIHGIAAINSGADAVYVGAPQFGARSNATNSVEDVAALVEYAHLYNVPVFVVLNTILYDNELETCRQLIWKLYDIGVDALIIQDMAIMEMDLPPIILHASTQANNRDADKMKFLADAGIKRVVLARELNLHQIKEISTATDVELEFFVTGALCVSFSGNCYMSVANGERSANRGSCAQNCRLPYNLIDGHGDTLIKNTHLLSIKDFDVSNEIPNLVEAGVCSFKIEGRLKDIVYVKNNVSYLRQKLDAFLEGSDKYTKASSGKCTYTFESELNRTFNRGYTDYFVNERHNTIGSWESPKSKGQYIGKLIKTVGNAYEIENGHLLNNGDGLCYINENNEADGIYVNKVENGLAYPNVLKEVKDGTFIYRNNDAAFIKIVEREDSAVRKIGTTLLLFENETGFELLATDEDGNVSTVQLVHPKEQTKNNQSIEENIKAQLAKTGFTPYTADEITVQFSDNWFLPISKINEMRRTVYEQLSEIRLKNYKREERKIEKTSHPYPVEKLDFMYNVSNKLARKFYERHGVTEIEKAFELQWDPGKSRVMTTKYCIKYELAKCPKYHKDSMETKLKEPLVLKQGELEYKLKFNCKPCEMEIWEKDAEFEIEED, encoded by the coding sequence ATGAAGAAGAAAATAGAAATATTAGCACCTGCAAAAGATTTAATTCATGGTATAGCAGCCATAAACAGTGGTGCCGATGCCGTTTATGTTGGTGCTCCACAATTTGGTGCACGTTCTAATGCCACCAACTCTGTTGAAGATGTTGCTGCCTTGGTAGAATATGCCCATTTATACAATGTACCGGTTTTTGTGGTTTTGAATACTATTCTTTACGACAATGAATTAGAAACTTGCCGTCAGTTAATTTGGAAATTATATGACATAGGTGTTGATGCGCTTATCATTCAAGACATGGCCATTATGGAAATGGACTTACCTCCTATCATCCTACACGCCAGTACACAAGCCAACAATAGAGATGCCGACAAAATGAAATTTTTGGCCGATGCCGGAATCAAACGTGTCGTATTAGCTCGTGAATTAAACTTACACCAAATCAAAGAAATCAGTACTGCAACCGATGTGGAACTGGAATTTTTTGTAACCGGTGCTTTATGTGTTTCTTTCAGCGGAAACTGTTATATGAGTGTCGCCAATGGAGAACGTAGCGCTAATCGTGGTTCTTGTGCTCAAAACTGCCGTTTGCCATACAACTTAATTGATGGTCATGGAGATACATTAATTAAAAACACTCACTTACTTTCTATCAAAGATTTTGACGTTTCAAACGAAATTCCAAATTTAGTGGAAGCAGGTGTTTGCTCTTTCAAAATTGAAGGACGTTTGAAAGATATTGTCTACGTAAAAAACAATGTTTCTTACCTTAGACAAAAACTGGATGCTTTCTTAGAAGGAAGTGATAAATATACCAAAGCTTCTTCCGGTAAATGTACATATACTTTTGAATCGGAATTAAATAGAACTTTCAACCGTGGTTATACCGATTATTTCGTAAACGAACGTCATAATACAATCGGATCTTGGGAAAGCCCAAAATCAAAAGGACAATACATTGGTAAATTGATAAAAACTGTTGGAAATGCATACGAAATTGAAAACGGACACTTATTGAACAATGGTGACGGTTTATGCTACATCAATGAAAATAATGAAGCCGACGGTATTTATGTAAATAAAGTAGAGAACGGTTTAGCTTATCCTAATGTACTTAAGGAAGTTAAAGATGGTACATTTATTTACCGTAACAATGATGCTGCATTTATCAAAATCGTAGAACGTGAAGACAGTGCCGTTCGTAAAATAGGCACCACTTTATTGTTGTTCGAAAATGAAACAGGTTTTGAATTACTTGCTACAGATGAAGATGGAAACGTGAGTACAGTTCAGTTGGTTCACCCAAAAGAACAAACCAAAAACAATCAATCTATAGAAGAGAACATCAAAGCACAATTGGCAAAAACAGGATTTACTCCTTATACAGCCGATGAAATAACGGTTCAATTTTCAGATAACTGGTTTTTACCAATTTCAAAAATCAATGAAATGCGTAGAACCGTTTACGAACAATTATCTGAAATTCGTTTGAAAAATTACAAACGCGAAGAACGCAAAATTGAGAAAACGAGTCACCCTTACCCAGTAGAAAAATTGGATTTCATGTACAATGTTTCCAATAAACTGGCTCGTAAGTTTTATGAGCGTCATGGTGTAACCGAAATTGAAAAAGCATTTGAATTACAATGGGATCCAGGAAAATCACGTGTAATGACTACCAAATATTGCATCAAATACGAATTGGCTAAATGTCCAAAATACCACAAAGACTCTATGGAAACCAAGCTAAAAGAGCCTTTGGTTTTAAAACAGGGAGAACTAGAATACAAACTGAAATTCAATTGCAAACCCTGCGAAATGGAAATCTGGGAAAAAGACGCCGAATTTGAAATTGAAGAAGATTAG
- a CDS encoding dimethylsulfonioproprionate lyase family protein, which translates to MSQNIHDYIVNTQQQEWHPLVEKGIHYEGVFVKSLRFDTESQRSTTILLKFQPGTSYPYHNHPAGEELFILEGEAIIEGASLKAGDYLYTPPSFKHAVRTETGCTILFIVPEEVEIL; encoded by the coding sequence ATGAGCCAAAACATTCACGATTACATTGTAAACACACAACAACAAGAATGGCATCCTTTAGTAGAGAAAGGTATTCATTATGAAGGCGTATTTGTAAAATCACTTCGCTTTGACACAGAAAGCCAGCGATCTACAACCATTCTTTTAAAGTTTCAACCAGGAACCAGTTATCCTTATCACAATCATCCAGCAGGCGAGGAATTATTTATACTTGAAGGCGAGGCTATTATAGAAGGAGCATCATTAAAAGCTGGTGATTATTTATATACGCCACCTAGTTTTAAACATGCTGTGAGAACAGAAACGGGTTGTACCATCCTATTTATAGTACCCGAAGAAGTAGAAATTCTATAA
- a CDS encoding serine hydrolase domain-containing protein, which produces MTHYFKPIYFIAFIFLLTGCHSFGQKKEDDYTAKIDSLITTTNVRQFNGAILIALNGKTKYSKAYGYSNFEKKLPLKIDDQFEIMSNSKQVTATLVLKEVEKGKIDLQSPIKKYLPNLNQTWADSVTVHQLLNFSAGIPEDLGKKLLFKPGTDFKYGNTSFALLGKIVEFSTKKSYSTVANELFKELKMKNTFCYTKDNNQNLVSGYINSNNTFEVLENKPITPENVPAAGIISTVNDLTIWDNNLHKGKILKPETYKLMTTYSITAQHDVFGKEKVGYGYGIRISDKEPIKYIGHTGMGNGFLSTNLYFPSKDVTIVILENQINEKMDLSYYFEIEIKKIVMNSKLIQ; this is translated from the coding sequence ATGACCCACTATTTCAAACCTATTTACTTTATTGCTTTCATATTCTTATTAACAGGATGCCATTCTTTTGGTCAAAAAAAAGAGGATGATTACACCGCTAAAATTGACAGTTTAATTACAACAACAAATGTTAGACAATTCAACGGAGCGATTCTAATTGCACTAAATGGAAAAACAAAATATTCTAAAGCATACGGATATTCTAATTTTGAAAAAAAGCTGCCATTGAAAATCGATGATCAATTCGAAATCATGTCAAACAGCAAGCAAGTAACCGCTACTTTAGTTTTGAAAGAAGTAGAAAAAGGCAAAATAGATTTGCAGTCACCTATAAAAAAATACTTGCCCAACCTAAACCAAACATGGGCAGATTCGGTTACAGTGCACCAATTGCTAAATTTTTCTGCTGGAATCCCAGAAGATTTGGGTAAAAAATTGTTGTTTAAACCGGGTACTGATTTTAAATACGGAAATACTTCATTCGCATTATTAGGAAAGATTGTTGAATTTTCTACTAAGAAATCATATTCTACAGTTGCAAATGAATTGTTTAAAGAACTCAAAATGAAGAATACATTTTGCTACACAAAAGACAATAATCAAAATCTTGTATCGGGATATATAAACAGCAACAATACATTCGAAGTATTAGAAAATAAACCAATCACTCCAGAAAACGTACCAGCTGCCGGAATAATTTCTACTGTAAACGATTTGACAATCTGGGATAACAACTTGCATAAAGGAAAAATTCTAAAACCAGAAACTTATAAACTAATGACCACTTACTCTATAACAGCACAACACGATGTCTTTGGAAAAGAAAAAGTGGGTTATGGCTACGGAATAAGAATTAGCGATAAAGAACCCATAAAATATATTGGTCACACCGGAATGGGAAATGGTTTCCTTTCTACAAACCTATATTTTCCAAGCAAAGATGTTACCATCGTAATATTAGAAAACCAAATCAATGAAAAGATGGATTTGAGCTACTATTTTGAAATAGAAATCAAAAAGATAGTAATGAACAGTAAATTGATACAATAA
- a CDS encoding DoxX family membrane protein: protein MNTQQNIASLLLRLALASGFLSAVASRLNLWGNQSSGWQNFLSYTEQVNSFVPKAFISPLAVTSTVLELLLGILLLVGYKTRYVASFAAILTLLFALAMTFSFGVKEPLDYSVFVFSAAAYLLANFPTNKWSINQLLNQ, encoded by the coding sequence ATGAACACTCAACAAAACATCGCTTCACTACTATTACGATTAGCATTGGCATCAGGTTTTTTATCAGCCGTTGCAAGCCGATTAAACCTTTGGGGAAATCAATCATCTGGTTGGCAAAACTTTTTAAGCTATACAGAACAGGTCAATTCTTTTGTACCTAAAGCTTTCATTTCACCCCTTGCTGTAACAAGCACCGTTTTAGAACTTCTTTTGGGAATTCTCCTTTTAGTGGGGTATAAAACACGCTATGTAGCCTCTTTCGCCGCGATTCTTACCTTATTATTTGCTTTAGCAATGACTTTTTCCTTCGGTGTAAAAGAACCGTTAGACTATTCTGTATTTGTATTTAGTGCCGCAGCCTATCTTTTAGCCAATTTTCCAACCAACAAATGGAGTATTAATCAATTATTAAATCAATAA
- a CDS encoding VOC family protein, which translates to MVKFAYTILYVQDVAKALEFYEKAFGFTRKFITPENDYGELLVGETTLSFASITLAKSNLEDGFTESSLTNKPFGIEIAFTTDNVEETIKLAIHAGATIVENPKTKPWGQVVAYLRDLDGFLIEICTPMG; encoded by the coding sequence ATGGTAAAATTTGCTTACACAATTCTTTATGTCCAAGACGTAGCGAAAGCACTTGAGTTTTACGAAAAAGCATTTGGCTTTACAAGGAAATTTATAACACCCGAAAATGACTATGGAGAACTTTTAGTAGGCGAAACAACGCTTTCTTTTGCTTCGATAACATTGGCAAAATCAAACTTAGAAGACGGTTTTACTGAAAGTAGTTTGACAAACAAACCATTTGGAATTGAAATTGCTTTTACAACAGACAATGTAGAAGAAACAATCAAGTTAGCAATTCATGCTGGTGCGACAATTGTTGAAAATCCAAAAACCAAACCATGGGGACAAGTTGTTGCCTATTTAAGAGACCTTGACGGTTTTCTAATTGAGATATGTACGCCAATGGGCTGA